CGATTACATGGATTTATTTAAAAATGACCCTTAACCTGTTGCTTCGGAGATTTCTTTTTTTAGATGGTCAGGAAGTACGGCATGCATGTGTACTGCAAAGCTGCTGCCTGTTCCCGGTTCTGAGGCTACTGAAATAGTACCGCCGTGTTGCTGTACTGTCTGGTTTGCTACAAACAGTCCTATGCCGGTTCCTGCAGCACCTTTGGATGAGAAGAAGAGCGTAAACAGCTTTTCACGTGTTTCCTGTGTCATGCCGGTACCGTTGTCGGTAATAGTAAAATCAACCGTTTTGCCATCTGTGCATACAGAAAATTCTACACAGTATTCGGCTGTTGAACGTGATGCTTCACAGGAATCCACAGCATTTTCCAAAATGTTAACCAACGCGGACGATAAGCCGCTGTAGTCAGCCTCAATAGTGCCGTCTTCCGGCGCAACACATTTGAAAGTAACGCCTCTTGCATCTGCTTTTGGACGAATGATGTTTTCAATTTCCCGTACAAAGTTCGGCAGAATAATCACTTCCCAGTTCAAAGAGCGCTCTTTGGCGTAGTGCAGAATATCCAGTACCATTTTACGTAAGCGGTCGATCAAAAGGGTAAGGTCATTAAAGCTGTCCAGCACGCGTTCCGGCTTATCCATTTTTATGCCGGTACCAAGACGGTAGATGCCACCATCCAACGCTGTAAGCAGACCTTTTATGCCGTGTGCGGTAGAACCAAGCAGCAGCCCGAGAGTTGAAAGTCTGTCCTGCAAGGCGCGAAGCTGTGTAATGTCTGTAGACATTTCCATTACTTCTGCAATATTGCCTTCCACATCGCAAATGGGGGCAGTCCAAATAAGTACGTTGCGTTGTTCTCCTGTCTTCGTGGTGATGACGGTTTCGTACTGGTGAGGTTTGCCGTCTTCAAATGTTTTCATTACCGGACACTTAGTGCACGGTGTATCCCGATGTGCGTAAAGCTTGTAACAGCTTTTGCCGAGTGAACTTCCAAAGTCTTCGCGGAATCGTCTGTTGTTCGCGATAATTTTAAGATCTTTATTCTGTACGCTGATATAGGACGGGGATTCTTCAAAAAGCTGTTGGTAGCGATGACGAGTGATACGCAGTTCTTCCTGCATATTTTGTACTGCGGTCATGTCTGCTGCCAATTCCAATACCAGCTCAATGGTGCCGTCGTTATCCAGAATTGGCACAGCGTTTACCTGTACTGGCAGCTTGTTACCGTTTTTATCTGTGATGAACTCCTGTGACGACTGAGCATCACCTGAAAGCAGAACGCGTTCTACAGGCGAGCTGTCAGGACGGTGGGTATCATTCTCCTTGTATGCCCACCAGCTTGGCTTACCGGTAGCAGGTCCTATTCGTTCGTTGAAGAGCGGATTGCTGGAGATAATTTCACTGTTGGCATTGTGTACGGAAACAAAACATGGCAGCTGGTTGAACATCATAGAGCCGCCGTCAATGTTGCTTACGATAGTTCGCAAGCCATCCGCAAAGCCTTCTGCAATTTGCAGTGCAGCAAGCTGTCGTTCCTGTTCCACAATCTGGGTGGCCTGTTCGTCAACAAGGCGTTCAAGGTCGCACGTGTACTGGTTGAGCTGACGACGCATATCAATACGTTCATGCGCACGTTTGAGCGCAATTTCCAGCGCATCCTCGTTGATAGGCTTAGTAATGAAGTCTGTCGCGTTACGCTTGATGCTCTGGATAGCCAGTTCCATGTCACCATGACCCGTGATCATGATGACTTCCGTATCCGGAGCCTGAAATTTGAATGTATCAAGAAGGTCGAGACCGCTCAGGCCAGGCATCTTGATGTCGGTCAGTACGATTTCCGGCTCGTACTTGTTGAAGAGCTCTATGCCTTCTTCGCCGCTGGCTGCTGTGTATACAGTGTATCCCAGATCCCGCAGCGACAGACCTAAGATTTTCCGAATGCCTTCCTCATCATCCACAAGCAGAATCGTGTACAACATTATTCCTCCAGCGGTTCATCGAGGAGTGTTTTGCCTCTTTCTTTTTTGGTGAGGCTTTTTTTGCCTCCGGCGGCTGTGGGAAACCCTGTTCCACTGTCTTTATCCGTAATCTCTCATTCTTCGAGAGCGGCTAAAGCTTTGGAAAAGGGTTCTCCCCCAGACCCCCTTCCTAAAACTTTTATTAGGACTGATTACAGTTGTGGGTGGTCATTAGCCTAATAGGCTATGTGTACTTGTCACAAGTAAACCAGTCTTAAGCGCGGTCAAGGGGGCGTCCCTCTTGCGGGTGCAGGGCAGAGCCCTAGCCCCTCGGAGAGCCGCCGGAGGCAATTATCGTCAATTAAGCGTTTTCTTTTTCAGCCAGTGCACCTTTGATGATTTCAAGGAGTGCATTGGGGTCGAAAGGTTTTTTCAGGGACGCAACAGCGTTTTTAATAGCGAGATGAATGCCCGGGAGGCCGCTGATCACGATAACCGGAGTCTTTTCGAAGCCCGGTTCTTTTGACATTTTGCGGTAGAAGCGTGGGCCCCATTCTTCCGGCATTTCCAGATCAAGAGTTACGAGATCCGGCTTTTCGCGTTTCAGCACTTCGAAGCCTTCGGCACCGTTGGACGCTGAGCATGTTGCGTAGCCATTGTCGGTTAAAATATCGATGAGGTATTTAACAATATATGGATCGTCATCAATTACAAGGACTTTGTGTGGCATTATAGTCACTCCTTGGTAGTAGCAGGTTATTCGGAAACACTCTGTTTAAGCAGACCACGAACTGTAGCAAGGAGCTCATCAGGGCTTGGCGGTTTTTCCACATAGGCTTCGGGTGGAGGAAGTTCCTTTTCCGATATGCCTATCATGTTAAGGGCATGGGTAAAACCCTCAGGAGCCACTGCGGAAAGCATCACTACCGGTACATCTGCCAATTCCGGCGTTGTTCTAATTCTCCGGTACATATTGATTCCGCCCCATTCGGGCATCATCACATCAAGCACGATTAACGATGGCTTGTTAGCGCGCGCTTTATCGTAACCTTCACTGCCGTTACGGGCACTTTCTACCCGCATGCCACTTGTTTCGAACAGCGTTTTTAAGAACAGCCTGAAACTGAGTTCGTCATCTACTACAAGTACGCGCGGTGTATGCATGTTTCACCTCTAACCAGCATGTGTCTTTTATGCACGCGACACACTGGCGACAGGGCAGGCGGAGCGGACAACAACCTGTTCAATGGTGCTGCCAAGCTCTGCGTCTTCTGCTGGTACTTCAGCAGTATGGTGTGCCATGATGATGAGGTCGGCTTGTTTTTCCCGAGCGAATTTAAGAATTTCAACGTACGGGGTGCCTTCCCAGATTTCTACATCATAGTTGTCATAACCGGTCAGTTTGGAAACGTAGCGCTCGTCAATTTTCTTCTGTGCAGCTTCAAGCTGGCGTTCGATATCGTTCTGAGACGGGAACAGACCTAACTTGGAGTTGTTAATATCGAATGCATGGAAGATGTTAAGCTTTGCGCCAATCTCTTCAGCAGTGGTACGTGCAAACTCGAAAGCAGTGTC
The sequence above is a segment of the Halodesulfovibrio marinisediminis DSM 17456 genome. Coding sequences within it:
- a CDS encoding response regulator, which gives rise to MLYTILLVDDEEGIRKILGLSLRDLGYTVYTAASGEEGIELFNKYEPEIVLTDIKMPGLSGLDLLDTFKFQAPDTEVIMITGHGDMELAIQSIKRNATDFITKPINEDALEIALKRAHERIDMRRQLNQYTCDLERLVDEQATQIVEQERQLAALQIAEGFADGLRTIVSNIDGGSMMFNQLPCFVSVHNANSEIISSNPLFNERIGPATGKPSWWAYKENDTHRPDSSPVERVLLSGDAQSSQEFITDKNGNKLPVQVNAVPILDNDGTIELVLELAADMTAVQNMQEELRITRHRYQQLFEESPSYISVQNKDLKIIANNRRFREDFGSSLGKSCYKLYAHRDTPCTKCPVMKTFEDGKPHQYETVITTKTGEQRNVLIWTAPICDVEGNIAEVMEMSTDITQLRALQDRLSTLGLLLGSTAHGIKGLLTALDGGIYRLGTGIKMDKPERVLDSFNDLTLLIDRLRKMVLDILHYAKERSLNWEVIILPNFVREIENIIRPKADARGVTFKCVAPEDGTIEADYSGLSSALVNILENAVDSCEASRSTAEYCVEFSVCTDGKTVDFTITDNGTGMTQETREKLFTLFFSSKGAAGTGIGLFVANQTVQQHGGTISVASEPGTGSSFAVHMHAVLPDHLKKEISEATG
- the divK gene encoding DVU0259 family response regulator domain-containing protein, which encodes MPHKVLVIDDDPYIVKYLIDILTDNGYATCSASNGAEGFEVLKREKPDLVTLDLEMPEEWGPRFYRKMSKEPGFEKTPVIVISGLPGIHLAIKNAVASLKKPFDPNALLEIIKGALAEKENA
- a CDS encoding response regulator; its protein translation is MHTPRVLVVDDELSFRLFLKTLFETSGMRVESARNGSEGYDKARANKPSLIVLDVMMPEWGGINMYRRIRTTPELADVPVVMLSAVAPEGFTHALNMIGISEKELPPPEAYVEKPPSPDELLATVRGLLKQSVSE